Proteins encoded in a region of the Halosimplex halophilum genome:
- a CDS encoding formylglycine-generating enzyme family protein — protein sequence MSEDDRACCSPGRGADDPTATDDSGSVTTDSPDEEWRTEPATDDDPRADRMVRVGAGTFRMGTDSDVGFPEDGEGPAREVRTDAYYVDRHAVTNAEFLAFVRETDHTTDAERFGWSFVFEGFVAAADREHVRERVPGADWWVAVAGADWFHPYGPSSSVVADDLLDHPVTHVSHRDAAAYADWAGKRLPTEAEWERAARGGREGTRFPWGDELEPGGEHRCNVWQGEFPERNTAEDGYRATAPVDAFEPNGFGLFNVCGNVWEWCRDWFDADHHTTAAYDPANPTGPDDGDERVTRGGSHLCHESWCNRYRLAARSHNEPDSSTGNIGFRCVVDAA from the coding sequence GTGAGCGAGGACGACCGCGCGTGCTGCAGCCCCGGACGCGGGGCCGACGACCCGACTGCGACCGACGACTCCGGATCCGTCACCACCGACTCGCCGGACGAGGAGTGGCGCACCGAACCCGCCACGGACGACGACCCGCGGGCCGACCGGATGGTCCGGGTCGGCGCGGGGACCTTCCGGATGGGCACCGACTCCGACGTGGGCTTCCCGGAGGACGGCGAGGGGCCGGCCCGCGAGGTGCGGACCGACGCCTACTACGTCGACCGCCACGCCGTCACGAACGCCGAGTTCCTGGCGTTCGTCCGCGAGACCGACCACACCACCGACGCCGAGCGGTTCGGCTGGTCGTTCGTCTTCGAGGGCTTCGTGGCCGCGGCCGACCGCGAACACGTCCGCGAGCGCGTCCCCGGCGCGGACTGGTGGGTCGCCGTCGCCGGCGCCGACTGGTTCCACCCCTACGGCCCGAGTTCGAGCGTGGTCGCCGACGACCTGCTCGACCACCCGGTCACGCACGTCTCCCACCGCGACGCCGCGGCCTACGCCGACTGGGCGGGCAAGCGCCTGCCGACCGAGGCCGAGTGGGAGCGGGCCGCCCGCGGCGGCCGCGAGGGCACCCGGTTCCCCTGGGGCGACGAACTGGAGCCCGGCGGCGAGCACCGCTGTAACGTCTGGCAGGGGGAGTTCCCCGAGCGCAACACGGCCGAAGACGGCTACCGCGCGACCGCGCCGGTCGACGCCTTCGAGCCCAACGGGTTCGGGCTGTTCAACGTCTGCGGCAACGTCTGGGAGTGGTGCCGGGACTGGTTCGACGCCGACCACCACACGACGGCGGCCTACGACCCGGCGAACCCGACCGGGCCCGACGACGGCGACGAGCGGGTGACCCGCGGCGGGTCGCACCTCTGTCACGAGTCGTGGTGCAACCGCTATCGACTGGCCGCCCGGTCGCACAACGAGCCCGACAGCTCGACGGGCAACATCGGCTTCCGCTGCGTCGTCGACGCCGCGTGA
- a CDS encoding non-histone chromosomal MC1 family protein: protein MAPDSDKRNFALRTENGEEDSVFSGSTPRQAALKAARRLDPASSEEAADRESIRLREKGTHKVHIYEGWSWKESPPDVDMNEWDADDPSDVWMNQVDEITKANVSKQGVEHLDDI from the coding sequence ATGGCACCCGACAGCGACAAGCGCAACTTCGCGCTCAGGACGGAGAACGGCGAGGAAGACAGCGTCTTCTCGGGGAGCACACCCCGGCAGGCGGCACTGAAGGCGGCGCGGCGGCTCGACCCGGCCAGCAGCGAGGAGGCGGCCGACCGGGAGTCGATCCGCCTGCGGGAGAAGGGCACCCACAAGGTCCACATCTACGAGGGGTGGTCCTGGAAGGAGTCGCCGCCGGACGTCGACATGAACGAGTGGGACGCCGACGACCCCTCCGACGTGTGGATGAACCAGGTCGACGAGATCACGAAGGCAAACGTCTCGAAACAGGGCGTCGAGCACCTCGACGACATTTGA
- a CDS encoding ABC transporter ATP-binding protein yields the protein MAALEVEGLTKDYGEVLANDDVTFAVEDGEVFGYLGPNGAGKTTTIRTLMGFQSPTAGGATVLGHDVTDEADLIAAKRRVGYLPANPAFDEGVTGREILDLHASIKGDERREELLERFDPPVDRTVREYSTGNVQKLGLVQAFMHDPDLVVLDEPTAGLDPLMQRAFNDFVEAEQERGLTVFLSSHVLSEVRRVCDRVAILREGRLVTTERIEDLLHRTGKFVRVRVAGDVGPAAFDIEGVHDASCSTTDGGTDERDGDGERAGAVTECTFTFTGDVNELIAALGERRVLDLDVEEAPLEEVFMRFYGGQDA from the coding sequence ATGGCCGCACTCGAAGTCGAGGGACTCACCAAGGACTACGGCGAGGTCCTCGCCAACGACGACGTGACGTTCGCGGTCGAGGACGGCGAGGTGTTCGGCTACCTCGGCCCCAACGGCGCCGGGAAGACGACGACCATCCGGACGCTGATGGGGTTCCAGTCCCCCACCGCGGGCGGGGCGACGGTCCTGGGCCACGACGTGACCGACGAGGCCGACCTGATAGCGGCGAAGCGGCGGGTCGGCTACCTCCCCGCGAACCCCGCCTTCGACGAGGGCGTCACCGGCCGGGAGATCCTCGACCTGCACGCGTCGATCAAGGGCGACGAGCGCCGCGAGGAGCTGCTGGAGCGGTTCGACCCGCCGGTCGACCGTACGGTGCGGGAGTACTCGACGGGCAACGTCCAGAAGCTCGGGCTCGTCCAGGCGTTCATGCACGACCCCGACCTGGTCGTGCTGGACGAGCCGACCGCCGGCCTCGACCCGCTCATGCAGCGGGCGTTCAACGACTTCGTCGAGGCCGAACAGGAGCGCGGGCTCACCGTCTTCCTCTCCTCGCACGTGCTCAGCGAGGTCCGTCGGGTCTGCGACCGGGTGGCCATCCTCCGGGAGGGTCGGCTCGTGACGACCGAACGGATCGAGGACCTGCTCCACCGCACGGGGAAGTTCGTCCGCGTGCGCGTCGCGGGCGACGTGGGCCCGGCCGCCTTCGATATCGAGGGGGTCCACGACGCCTCGTGCAGCACGACCGACGGTGGAACCGACGAACGCGACGGCGACGGAGAGAGGGCCGGCGCCGTCACCGAGTGCACGTTCACCTTCACCGGCGACGTGAACGAGCTGATCGCGGCGCTGGGCGAGCGGCGGGTCCTCGACCTCGACGTCGAGGAGGCGCCGCTCGAAGAGGTGTTCATGCGGTTCTACGGGGGACAGGATGCTTGA
- a CDS encoding mechanosensitive ion channel domain-containing protein, protein MQTPVEFAVDLATETGNELGAALSDAIPKLVMAIVFVSVAYVAIRVVLSIVRRFFRSIYPSEQDLIAQLWTTIIGVFLWFGAALVLLNIVGLGAIAASLGTATGFLALGVSYALSSMIEDAVAGVYLLRDPDFNPGDRVTTQSMTGTVRAIELRKSRFELDDGDTVVLANREVEKRWTKEGDAAA, encoded by the coding sequence ATGCAGACGCCAGTCGAGTTTGCCGTCGACCTCGCGACCGAGACGGGCAACGAACTCGGGGCCGCGCTCTCGGACGCGATCCCCAAGCTCGTCATGGCGATCGTCTTCGTCTCGGTCGCGTACGTGGCGATCCGGGTCGTCCTGTCGATAGTCCGGCGGTTCTTCCGCAGCATCTACCCCAGCGAGCAGGACCTGATCGCCCAGCTGTGGACGACGATCATCGGGGTCTTCCTCTGGTTCGGCGCCGCGCTCGTCCTCCTGAACATCGTGGGTCTGGGCGCCATCGCGGCGAGCCTCGGCACCGCGACCGGATTTCTCGCGCTGGGCGTCTCCTACGCCCTGTCGAGCATGATCGAGGACGCCGTCGCCGGCGTCTACCTCCTGCGCGACCCCGACTTCAACCCCGGCGACCGCGTGACGACCCAGTCGATGACCGGGACGGTACGGGCGATCGAACTCCGCAAGAGCCGCTTCGAACTCGACGACGGCGATACGGTGGTGCTCGCCAACCGCGAGGTGGAGAAACGCTGGACGAAGGAGGGCGACGCGGCCGCCTGA
- a CDS encoding quinone-dependent dihydroorotate dehydrogenase — protein sequence MNAYDIAKPLLFSLPAETAHALGHGVVSAAGTAPLDRAIARHYAVDDPRLRVDALESSFPNPVGVAAGFDKNAEAVRGLAALGFGFVEVGGVTAVPQSGNPRPRMFRLRADDAVINRMGLNNDGAATVGERLRALDAPVPVGVNIAKSEHVDTAGAPADYLATYEEVAAGGDFFVVNVSCPNSQGFEELQNREAMTAILTELQDAGAAPLLIKLSPDLPEPAVADTLDLVTELGLDGVVATNTSTERPDTLESPNRVETGGLSGAPIEARATEMTRFVAERVDVPVVGVGGVATAEDAYRKIRAGASLVQLYTAFLYRGPAIAREINRGLLDLLERDGFDSVTEAVGADLD from the coding sequence ATGAACGCCTACGACATCGCCAAACCACTGTTGTTCTCGCTCCCCGCCGAAACCGCCCACGCCCTCGGCCACGGGGTCGTCAGCGCCGCCGGTACGGCGCCGCTCGACCGCGCCATCGCCCGCCACTACGCCGTCGACGACCCGCGACTGCGCGTCGACGCGCTGGAGTCGTCGTTCCCCAACCCCGTCGGCGTGGCCGCGGGCTTCGACAAGAACGCCGAGGCCGTCCGCGGGCTGGCCGCGCTGGGCTTCGGCTTCGTCGAGGTCGGCGGCGTCACCGCCGTCCCGCAGTCGGGCAACCCGCGCCCGCGGATGTTCCGCCTGCGCGCCGACGACGCCGTCATCAACCGCATGGGCCTCAACAACGACGGCGCCGCGACCGTCGGCGAACGGCTCCGCGCCCTCGACGCGCCCGTCCCCGTCGGCGTCAACATCGCCAAGTCCGAGCACGTCGACACCGCGGGGGCGCCCGCGGACTACCTGGCCACCTACGAGGAGGTGGCGGCCGGCGGCGACTTCTTCGTCGTCAACGTCTCCTGCCCGAACTCCCAGGGCTTCGAGGAGTTACAGAATCGCGAGGCGATGACGGCGATCCTCACCGAACTGCAGGACGCCGGCGCCGCGCCGCTCCTCATCAAACTCTCGCCGGACCTGCCCGAGCCCGCGGTCGCGGACACGCTCGACCTGGTCACCGAACTCGGGCTGGACGGCGTGGTCGCCACCAACACCTCCACCGAGCGGCCGGACACGCTGGAGAGTCCCAACCGCGTCGAGACGGGCGGGCTCTCGGGCGCACCCATCGAGGCCCGGGCCACGGAGATGACCCGCTTCGTCGCCGAGCGCGTCGACGTGCCGGTCGTCGGCGTCGGCGGCGTCGCCACCGCCGAGGACGCCTACCGGAAGATCCGCGCCGGCGCCTCCCTGGTACAGCTGTACACCGCCTTCCTCTACCGCGGCCCCGCCATCGCCCGGGAGATCAACCGCGGCCTGCTCGACCTGCTCGAACGGGACGGCTTCGACTCGGTGACCGAGGCCGTCGGCGCCGACCTGGACTGA
- a CDS encoding winged helix-turn-helix domain-containing protein, which yields MTPPAGDDADGSEAVTGVGESRGPTGGDEGGVAERRVDPAEAFAALSDPLRVDILRELATAHRERAVESVGFADLRKRVGVRDSGRFRYHLNELRDNFVRKADGGYRLTVTGVETVAAILAGTYTHGGTLGPEPIDSECSACGADAVAVYRDGRCAVSCPDDHSLFAWSLPPAAAADATLPEIVSLAELHARQAIERGLAGVCPKCSAPVEPAVVTERDDPEPARPVPGLRVRCETCGGRLVGPVGFCLLVDPAVAAFYRRHDRPLDDRHVWEPAFVADDETVEVVERDPLRVDVEVALDGDRLAVSVDGSGEVSVRED from the coding sequence GTGACGCCGCCGGCGGGTGACGACGCGGACGGGTCCGAGGCGGTCACCGGCGTCGGCGAGTCGCGTGGACCCACTGGCGGAGACGAGGGCGGGGTCGCAGAGCGGCGCGTCGACCCCGCGGAGGCGTTCGCGGCGCTGTCGGACCCGCTGCGGGTGGACATCCTCCGGGAACTCGCGACCGCCCACCGCGAGCGCGCGGTCGAGTCGGTGGGGTTCGCGGACCTGCGCAAGCGCGTGGGGGTCCGCGACTCCGGGCGCTTTCGCTACCACCTCAACGAGCTCCGGGACAACTTCGTCCGGAAGGCCGACGGCGGCTATCGCCTGACCGTCACCGGCGTCGAGACGGTCGCGGCCATCCTCGCGGGCACCTACACCCACGGCGGCACCCTGGGGCCCGAACCGATCGACAGCGAGTGTTCGGCGTGCGGGGCCGACGCGGTCGCGGTCTACCGCGACGGCCGCTGTGCGGTCTCCTGCCCGGACGACCACTCGCTGTTCGCCTGGAGCCTCCCGCCCGCGGCGGCCGCCGACGCGACGCTCCCGGAGATCGTCTCCCTGGCCGAGCTGCACGCCCGCCAGGCCATCGAGCGCGGCCTCGCCGGCGTCTGCCCGAAGTGCTCGGCGCCCGTCGAGCCCGCGGTCGTCACCGAGCGCGACGACCCCGAGCCGGCCCGCCCGGTCCCGGGGCTGCGCGTCCGCTGTGAGACCTGCGGCGGCCGTCTCGTCGGCCCCGTCGGCTTCTGCCTGCTGGTCGACCCCGCCGTGGCCGCCTTCTACCGCCGCCACGACCGCCCCCTCGACGACCGCCACGTCTGGGAGCCCGCCTTCGTCGCCGACGACGAAACCGTCGAGGTGGTCGAGCGCGACCCGCTCCGCGTCGACGTCGAGGTCGCCCTCGACGGCGACCGCCTCGCCGTCTCGGTCGACGGGTCGGGCGAGGTGTCGGTCCGCGAAGACTGA
- a CDS encoding DUF7544 domain-containing protein — protein sequence MTLAALDRIDDAYRATSGFLRPVDRGRWLRLALIGLFVGLPTAAGSGAQWTTPASDPTPGPGPTPGGPADVPTAVWVAVAVAVLVAVALALAFALVGSVMEFVLYESIRRESVSIRAYWRQHFGRGLRLFGFRLAVGLAVLVAVALLVGLVALGVYAANAVASTLFLAVVLVPVVLVLALVAGVVGSFTTAFVVPVMLATECGVLTGWRRFWPTLTGEWREFLAYAVLAFVLGIVGSAAVGVVVAFAAVVLLLPAALLGALAFALFLLSEPLGVAAFVVVGLLFALAVVAVAAVVQVPVVVYLRYYALLVLGDANGAFDLIPEQRAAVGD from the coding sequence ATGACGCTGGCCGCGCTCGACCGGATCGACGACGCCTATCGGGCCACCAGCGGCTTCCTCCGCCCCGTCGACCGCGGCCGGTGGCTCCGGCTCGCGCTGATCGGGCTGTTCGTCGGCCTGCCGACCGCGGCCGGGAGCGGCGCTCAGTGGACCACCCCCGCGAGCGACCCGACACCCGGACCGGGACCGACGCCCGGCGGACCGGCGGACGTGCCCACGGCGGTCTGGGTCGCGGTGGCCGTCGCGGTCCTCGTCGCCGTCGCGCTCGCGCTGGCGTTCGCGCTGGTCGGGTCGGTCATGGAGTTCGTCCTCTACGAGTCGATCCGGCGGGAATCCGTCTCGATCCGTGCCTACTGGCGGCAACATTTCGGCCGCGGACTGCGGCTGTTCGGATTCCGGCTCGCGGTCGGGCTGGCGGTGCTGGTCGCCGTCGCCCTCCTCGTCGGCCTCGTCGCCCTCGGCGTCTACGCCGCGAACGCGGTGGCGTCGACGCTCTTCCTGGCCGTCGTGTTAGTTCCGGTCGTCCTGGTATTGGCGCTGGTCGCCGGCGTCGTCGGGAGTTTCACGACCGCGTTCGTCGTGCCGGTGATGCTGGCGACCGAGTGCGGCGTCCTGACGGGCTGGCGGCGCTTCTGGCCGACGCTGACCGGCGAGTGGCGGGAGTTTCTCGCCTACGCCGTCCTGGCGTTCGTCCTCGGCATCGTCGGGAGCGCGGCGGTAGGCGTCGTCGTCGCGTTCGCCGCCGTCGTCCTGCTTCTCCCCGCCGCGCTCCTCGGGGCGCTGGCGTTCGCGCTGTTTCTCCTGTCCGAACCGCTCGGGGTCGCCGCGTTCGTCGTCGTCGGGCTCCTGTTCGCCCTCGCGGTCGTCGCCGTCGCCGCGGTCGTTCAGGTGCCGGTCGTCGTCTACCTGCGGTACTACGCGCTGCTGGTGCTCGGCGACGCGAACGGGGCGTTCGACCTGATCCCCGAGCAGCGAGCGGCAGTCGGCGACTGA
- a CDS encoding ABC transporter permease subunit: MLEIARYEGRHRVRGAAAATAALAGFALLYVFVYPTFAESLGADIDQLLEAYPEALSKAFGVESLATMEGYLASELYTFGWLLVVGIYFAYAGASLIAADVERERMDMLLSLPVSRARVVLESFASLAVPLVALSTVVPVVVVAATAAVDYPVPAVDVAAVHLLSVPYLTTCAALGLVASVVFDRAGVAQRVAAGALVGLFFAESLVTDTDFEAVGAVSPTRYVDPNAVLRESEYALGDAAVLAVATLALVALAVAIFRRKDIE, from the coding sequence ATGCTTGAGATCGCCCGCTACGAGGGGCGCCACCGCGTCCGCGGGGCCGCCGCCGCGACCGCCGCGCTCGCCGGGTTCGCACTCCTGTACGTCTTCGTCTACCCGACCTTCGCCGAGAGCCTCGGGGCCGACATCGACCAGTTGCTCGAAGCCTACCCCGAGGCGCTCTCGAAGGCGTTCGGCGTCGAGTCGCTGGCGACCATGGAGGGGTATCTCGCCTCGGAGCTGTACACGTTCGGCTGGCTGCTGGTCGTCGGCATCTACTTCGCCTACGCCGGTGCGTCGCTGATCGCCGCCGACGTGGAGCGCGAGCGCATGGACATGCTCCTCTCGCTGCCGGTCTCGCGCGCGCGGGTCGTCCTCGAATCGTTCGCCTCGCTGGCCGTCCCGCTGGTCGCGCTCTCGACGGTCGTTCCCGTCGTCGTGGTCGCCGCGACCGCCGCCGTCGACTACCCCGTCCCCGCCGTCGACGTGGCCGCCGTCCACCTCCTCTCGGTCCCGTATCTGACGACCTGCGCCGCGCTCGGGCTCGTCGCCTCCGTGGTCTTCGACCGCGCGGGGGTCGCCCAGCGGGTCGCCGCCGGCGCGCTGGTCGGTCTGTTCTTCGCGGAGTCGCTGGTCACCGACACCGACTTCGAGGCCGTCGGCGCCGTCTCCCCGACCCGGTACGTCGACCCCAACGCCGTCCTGCGGGAGAGCGAGTACGCCCTCGGCGACGCCGCCGTCCTCGCCGTCGCGACGCTGGCGCTGGTCGCGCTCGCAGTCGCGATCTTCCGGCGGAAAGACATCGAGTGA